CCGTGAGGTTGAACCGTTTTACCCGAGTCTCTTTGGAGACGCGTCCCGCGATGAATCCTTTGTGAAGAGTGGGCTTTTCCACATCTTTTGCGTTTCCGGGATGCACGTAAGTATGCTGTACGTGATTTCCGACAAGCTCATAAGCCTTTTAATTTATCGAAGAAACGCGAGGTTGATACTCCCCC
This portion of the Fervidobacterium thailandense genome encodes:
- a CDS encoding ComEC/Rec2 family competence protein, encoding MKLSKDFRDFSREVEPFYPSLFGDASRDESFVKSGLFHIFCVSGMHVSMLYVISDKLISLLIYRRNARLILP